The genomic segment TGACCTCAATGTCATCGTCTACAAGCGTGTTGTATAGCCCCAGTAGCATCCGAGGACGGATTAACTTGCCACCTCGCAAAGCTTGGAAAGCAGCATCTAGGCAGGTACGGAACTCTGGTTGATATGTGCTGCACTGTTGAGATAGCGAAGCGCAGATGCGGTTTAGTTCCCGATAAATCTCATCATTGAAATCAAGATCAGGATGAGTTGAATGTTCTGTGGTGATTGTCATGCCATTGTCCATTCGAATATCACACGGCCAGTTGTGTCACAAAAATTCCCGATCGTTGTATATGGCGCTTTATTTTAATGAAGTACGGAAAGTGTGAAATCGGGTTCAGAAAAATAATGTGCCTACAAGAAATTTATAGTATCCCATGAGTTAATATTTTTAAAAATAAACTTTATCTGACTTTGTAAAAGAATATGATTAATATACTGAATATGCAGGAACCAGATAAAATCCATGCGACAGAATCTACACTTCGTAATATTTATGACGTGAAAACTAGTGATCCCAGAAGTGAATTAGTTGATCGTTCTGGCATGTCGGAAGAAGACATTGCACAAATTGGGCGGCTAATGAAATCACTGGCGGGTCTTCGCGATGTGGAGCGTGGTATTGGTGAAGCATCGGCACGTTATATGGAGCTAAGTACCGTTGATATGCGAGCCTTGCACTATTTAATTGTGGCGGGCAATGCGGGCGAAGTGGTGACTCCGGGAATGCTTGGAGCTCACCTTAAGCTTTCCCCGGCATCTGTAACAAAGACGCTTAATAGGCTAGAAAAAGGTGGACATATTGTTCGTAATGTGCACCCCGTCGACCGCAGGGCTTTCGCCCTCACGGTGACTGATGCCACCCGTGGAGAGGCGATGCGGACGCTTGGTAAGCATCAGGCGCGTCGTTTTGATGCTGCTAAACGATTGACTCCACAAGAGCGTGAGGTGGTTATCCGATTCCTTCAGGACATGGCCCAGGAGTTATCCCTTAATA from the Corynebacterium crudilactis genome contains:
- a CDS encoding MarR family transcriptional regulator, with product MLNMQEPDKIHATESTLRNIYDVKTSDPRSELVDRSGMSEEDIAQIGRLMKSLAGLRDVERGIGEASARYMELSTVDMRALHYLIVAGNAGEVVTPGMLGAHLKLSPASVTKTLNRLEKGGHIVRNVHPVDRRAFALTVTDATRGEAMRTLGKHQARRFDAAKRLTPQEREVVIRFLQDMAQELSLNNAPWLNGE